A part of Raphanus sativus cultivar WK10039 unplaced genomic scaffold, ASM80110v3 Scaffold2684, whole genome shotgun sequence genomic DNA contains:
- the LOC130505901 gene encoding uncharacterized protein LOC130505901 produces the protein MVYHFNALESQVASMPSSSKSSMGSLPGKPEKNPKESCNVIISTTSSEIGLSDYEKEVDEIEKLVFETELGKVEKLVQAERKVEATNLPRAEPRDEKPVERRADHKLKAVKLEEAPEVELPPYEVPLPFPQRVLTQAQKKVISKFRKGLSDVGVRLPEISDMREAHVQMMLIKDILDHQAEVVELLDISILKIDPPVPPQSLPKLESQGKFTLSCSLGKITMDDALVDSGASVNVISLEMVKSLGIESMEPNTSSLMFGDSSSTTPIGLIKDFPLKIGECTIPIELTVLKMTSLHFSQQLDHVLISQTRRSHS, from the exons atggtatatcacttCAACGCTTTGGAGAGTCAGGTCGCCTCTATGCCATCATCTTCCAAGAGCTCAATGGGATCTCTACCAGGAAAACCAGAAAAGAATCCCaaggagtcttgcaatgttatcatctctactacttcttcagagaTTGGGCTGAGTGATTATGAAAAAGAAGTAGATGAGATTGAGAAGCTAGTGTTTGAGACTGAACTTGGGAAAGTTGAGAAATTG GTACAAGCAGAAAGGAAGGTTGAAGCAACGAATCTGCCGAGAGCTGAGCCTAGGGATGAGAAACCGGTTGAGAGGAGAGCTGACCATAAGCTGAAGGCGGTCAAGCTGGAAGAAGCTCCTGAGGTTGAGCTACCACCATATGAGGTCCCACTCCCATTTCCACAAAGGGTCCTCACCCAAGCTCAGAagaaggttatctccaagttcagGAAAGGTCTTAGTGATGTTGGGGTCAGGCTCCCAGAAATCTCCGATATGCGTGAAGCTCATGTCCAAATGATGCTCATCAAGGACATTCTAGACCACCAAGCAGAAGTGGTCGAGCTTTTGGACATCTCCATTTtgaagattgatccaccagTCCCTCCACAGTCCCTCCCTAAGCTAGAGTCTCAAGGAAAGTTCacattgtcttgctcccttggtaAGATCACTATGGATGATGCTTTGGTTGATTCGggtgcaagtgtgaatgtgatctcatTGGAAATGGTGAAAAGTCTTGGTATTGAGAGCATGGAGCCAAACACATCTTCTCTCATGTTCGGGGATTCATCTTCTACAACCCCAATTGGCCTCATCAAGGACTTCCCTTTGAAGATTGGAGAATGCACAATTCCTATAGAACTCACTGTCTTGAAGATGACCTCACTCCATTTCTCACAACAGTTGGACCATGTATTGATTTCCCAAACAAGAAGGTCACACtcctga